A genome region from Hymenobacter tibetensis includes the following:
- a CDS encoding outer membrane beta-barrel protein → MKKLFLLGIACAMSASSMAQTEKGNKYIGANIGNVSYTDVDSRTNIGATLTPSAGVFIADNLLLGTGLPLSYARSSDKIGSGKTINRNISYGLTPYGRYYFAGTNAHRFFGQVEGGISRFNYYYNSENSVASPAVQRQNATAFNYGGVLGYNYFLTPGAALEVMAGYKRYDSFNVFDSNRQQSTGVLNVTAGFAVFLPSKLPTTSPAQ, encoded by the coding sequence ATGAAAAAATTATTTCTGCTAGGTATAGCCTGTGCTATGTCTGCATCTTCTATGGCCCAAACTGAAAAGGGCAACAAATACATAGGAGCAAACATTGGCAACGTCAGCTATACTGATGTCGATTCTAGAACCAATATAGGAGCAACATTAACTCCGTCAGCGGGTGTATTTATCGCTGACAATTTGTTATTAGGCACTGGCTTACCGTTGAGTTATGCCAGGAGTAGCGACAAAATAGGATCTGGCAAAACTATAAATCGTAATATAAGTTATGGCCTCACTCCTTATGGCCGCTACTATTTCGCAGGCACTAATGCACATCGTTTTTTCGGTCAGGTAGAAGGCGGTATTTCACGATTCAACTACTATTACAATTCAGAAAACTCTGTAGCATCGCCTGCTGTTCAGCGCCAAAACGCTACTGCCTTCAACTATGGAGGAGTTCTAGGTTACAATTATTTCCTGACTCCAGGAGCTGCTTTAGAAGTAATGGCTGGTTACAAGCGTTATGATTCATTTAATGTCTTTGATTCTAACCGTCAGCAAAGCACAGGCGTATTAAACGTAACGGCAGGTTTCGCCGTCTTTTTGCCTTCCAAGCTGCCGACTACTTCTCCTGCTCAGTAA
- a CDS encoding septal ring lytic transglycosylase RlpA family protein, which translates to MSLFSPQAHAMRPNSDDDKNPALAARRAAVLRGRASWYGREHQGLRTSSGERFDRNKFTCAHKTLPFGTKLRVTNLETQASVVVRVSDRGPFRHQRILDLSEIAARPLGIVEHGAVSVLAEIVPEDVPLGPSEAPADLAALAEDPTIGTEAGMHTNIRTGATEADDVALLPEPAATYVVQAGTFGDVRNAQAMIDRIQSLDPKLLVTTVAANTPEGKTLNRVVVGRFATPAEAKAICQRLAKVGVIGLVRQGENL; encoded by the coding sequence TTGTCGCTCTTCTCACCGCAGGCTCACGCCATGCGGCCTAACAGCGACGATGACAAGAATCCAGCACTTGCGGCCCGCCGAGCGGCGGTGTTGCGAGGACGGGCTTCCTGGTACGGAAGAGAGCATCAGGGCCTGCGCACCAGCAGCGGGGAGCGGTTCGACCGCAACAAATTCACTTGCGCACACAAGACTTTACCCTTCGGCACCAAGCTGCGCGTTACCAATCTTGAAACGCAAGCATCGGTGGTCGTTCGGGTGTCCGACCGAGGGCCCTTCCGGCACCAGCGCATTCTAGATCTTTCCGAAATTGCGGCTCGCCCGTTGGGCATTGTCGAGCACGGCGCCGTATCGGTGCTGGCCGAAATAGTGCCCGAGGATGTACCACTTGGGCCTAGCGAAGCCCCCGCCGACTTGGCTGCCCTAGCTGAAGATCCAACCATCGGGACGGAAGCAGGCATGCACACTAATATCCGTACGGGCGCCACGGAAGCCGATGATGTGGCCTTGCTCCCAGAGCCCGCCGCCACCTATGTAGTACAAGCCGGTACGTTCGGCGACGTTCGCAATGCGCAAGCCATGATTGACCGAATCCAAAGCCTCGACCCGAAGCTGCTGGTTACGACCGTGGCAGCAAACACGCCGGAAGGCAAGACGCTGAATAGGGTAGTTGTAGGCCGCTTCGCTACGCCCGCAGAGGCCAAAGCAATTTGCCAGCGCCTAGCGAAAGTCGGCGTGATTGGGTTGGTTCGCCAGGGCGAAAACCTGTAA
- a CDS encoding DUF72 domain-containing protein translates to MDFGRLSDLRYVDFRLPPDHPDTAAVLARAAAAPVAPQVFVGCPIWTNKAWLGSYFPAGIRDADYLHHYARQFNSLELNTTHYRIPDAPTVRKWRDAVPVGFRFCPKLPQVISHDRALYNVDDLTISFCRSIRELNERLGWCFLQLPPTFGPEHLSRLERYLLDFPADIPLAVELRHPGWYTDKVAFAAVAAMLEALNKTLVISDVAGRRDVLAMRLTTPTAFIRFNGHGLINSDYQRADIWATRIAEWLQQGLQTVYFFVHQKDIMHTPVWTQHFLEKLQALSGVAVPAPHIIPQPVQGSLF, encoded by the coding sequence ATGGATTTTGGCCGTCTTTCCGACCTGCGTTACGTAGATTTTCGTTTACCCCCCGACCACCCTGATACTGCTGCTGTGCTGGCCCGCGCCGCGGCTGCGCCTGTTGCGCCGCAGGTATTTGTTGGGTGCCCCATCTGGACCAACAAGGCGTGGCTTGGCTCATACTTTCCGGCCGGTATCCGCGACGCCGACTACCTGCACCACTACGCCCGCCAGTTCAATAGCTTGGAGCTGAACACCACGCACTACCGCATTCCGGATGCGCCCACCGTGCGCAAGTGGCGCGATGCTGTGCCTGTAGGGTTCCGGTTCTGCCCCAAACTGCCCCAGGTAATTAGCCACGACCGAGCGCTCTACAACGTCGATGACTTGACCATCAGCTTTTGCCGTTCCATCCGGGAGTTAAACGAGCGCCTGGGATGGTGCTTTCTGCAACTGCCGCCTACTTTCGGGCCCGAGCATCTGAGCCGATTGGAGCGTTACCTGCTCGACTTTCCGGCCGACATACCGCTGGCCGTGGAGCTACGCCATCCGGGCTGGTACACCGACAAAGTAGCGTTTGCCGCCGTGGCCGCCATGCTCGAAGCGCTCAACAAAACCCTGGTTATTTCAGATGTAGCCGGCCGCCGCGACGTGCTGGCCATGCGCTTGACCACGCCTACTGCCTTTATTCGCTTCAATGGCCACGGCCTCATCAACTCCGACTACCAGCGCGCCGATATCTGGGCTACGCGCATTGCGGAGTGGCTGCAACAGGGGCTGCAAACGGTGTACTTTTTCGTCCACCAGAAAGACATCATGCACACACCCGTCTGGACGCAGCATTTTCTGGAGAAGCTCCAGGCACTAAGTGGTGTTGCAGTACCAGCCCCGCACATCATTCCGCAGCCAGTGCAGGGTAGCTTATTCTAA
- a CDS encoding RNA polymerase sigma factor: MLPPSDTSEEQLLLTGCLAQDRQAQYRLYQRYKTAMFSCALRIVGNDHDLAQDALQEAFVDVFRQLASFRQQSTLGAWIKTIVVRRALATLRREQRMEVYDPERHPEPVVAWHDQLTGEALEKAIGELPAGYRAVFCLIEVEGYLHREVAEMLGISEGTSKSQLFHAKRLLQLKLHHLYL, encoded by the coding sequence TTGCTTCCCCCGTCCGACACGTCTGAAGAACAACTGCTACTCACTGGCTGCCTTGCGCAGGACCGCCAGGCGCAGTACCGGCTGTATCAGCGCTACAAGACGGCCATGTTTTCCTGTGCGCTACGCATCGTCGGCAACGACCATGACTTAGCGCAGGATGCCTTGCAAGAAGCTTTCGTGGATGTATTTCGGCAGCTGGCCAGCTTCCGGCAGCAATCCACGCTGGGTGCTTGGATCAAAACCATTGTGGTACGGCGGGCGTTGGCCACGCTCCGGCGCGAGCAGCGTATGGAAGTGTACGACCCCGAGCGTCACCCCGAGCCCGTGGTAGCCTGGCACGACCAACTCACTGGCGAAGCCCTGGAAAAAGCCATTGGCGAGCTACCCGCCGGCTACCGCGCCGTATTCTGCCTGATTGAGGTAGAAGGCTACCTGCACCGCGAAGTGGCCGAGATGCTGGGCATTTCGGAAGGCACCAGCAAGTCGCAGCTTTTTCATGCCAAGCGGCTGCTTCAACTCAAACTTCACCATTTGTATCTATGA